Proteins from a single region of Gemmatimonadaceae bacterium:
- a CDS encoding HAMP domain-containing sensor histidine kinase: MSETLERRPILTTSLRGLRLRLTAWYAGTILVILTLLGIGVFAAITQRFDADLDASLRDASAHLAGVAQERGVTEAPRALRVPDRHLLVYSAGGALLASDSALTEPWVGEVASRAARAGTASASHGVGADRILRAQARAFRAGRDTYVAVAVADEVELEDRYTTLIAAFGAAALFAVVLGSAGGWFVARQSTRPVERAIDHMRQFMADAAHELRTPITVVRSRAEIALQRSRNPEDYTEALLGIEHEAERLGRIVEDLLTLARADSGERPIERARVFLDDITLDAATAARAIADRKGVRLDVGAFDEAPVAGDPALLRQLVLILLDNAVKFTGAGGEVRVDVESVNGQPTLRVADTGCGIPPDQLPRIFERFFRGDPARTRGSGDAAQGAGLGLSIARWIADAHDARIDVASEAGQGTRVAVHFPPADSASLSFS, translated from the coding sequence GTGAGCGAGACGCTGGAGCGGCGTCCCATTTTGACCACGTCGCTGCGTGGCTTGCGTCTGCGACTCACGGCGTGGTACGCCGGCACGATCCTCGTCATCCTCACGCTGCTGGGCATCGGCGTGTTCGCGGCGATCACGCAGCGCTTCGACGCCGATCTGGATGCGTCGTTGCGCGATGCATCGGCACATCTCGCCGGCGTCGCGCAGGAGCGAGGCGTGACCGAGGCACCGCGCGCACTCCGCGTGCCCGATCGTCATTTGCTCGTGTATTCCGCCGGCGGTGCGCTCCTCGCGTCCGACAGCGCACTGACCGAGCCGTGGGTCGGCGAAGTCGCGAGTCGAGCGGCGCGAGCCGGGACGGCGTCGGCATCGCACGGCGTCGGTGCCGATCGCATTCTCCGTGCGCAGGCGCGCGCGTTTCGCGCGGGCCGGGACACGTACGTCGCGGTCGCCGTCGCCGACGAGGTCGAGCTCGAGGATCGATACACGACGCTGATCGCGGCATTCGGTGCAGCCGCGTTGTTCGCTGTCGTTCTGGGGTCGGCAGGCGGGTGGTTCGTCGCGCGCCAGTCCACGCGACCCGTCGAGCGCGCAATCGACCACATGCGCCAGTTCATGGCTGACGCCGCGCACGAGCTGCGCACGCCGATCACCGTCGTGCGCAGCCGTGCCGAGATCGCGCTGCAGCGGTCGCGGAATCCCGAGGACTATACGGAGGCTCTTCTCGGCATCGAGCACGAGGCGGAGCGGCTCGGGAGAATCGTTGAGGATTTGCTCACGCTCGCCCGCGCGGATTCGGGCGAGCGACCGATCGAACGCGCGCGCGTTTTCCTCGACGACATCACGCTGGATGCCGCGACCGCCGCACGCGCGATCGCCGATCGCAAGGGCGTGCGGCTCGACGTCGGCGCATTCGACGAAGCGCCTGTCGCCGGCGATCCCGCGCTGCTTCGACAGCTCGTGCTCATTCTCCTCGACAACGCGGTCAAGTTCACCGGTGCGGGCGGCGAGGTGCGCGTCGACGTCGAGTCGGTGAACGGCCAGCCGACGCTGCGTGTGGCGGACACGGGCTGTGGTATTCCGCCCGACCAGCTTCCGCGAATCTTCGAGCGATTCTTTCGCGGCGATCCCGCGCGCACGCGCGGCAGTGGTGATGCCGCGCAAGGCGCCGGCCTCGGCCTCTCGATCGCGCGATGGATTGCCGACGCGCATGACGCGCGCATCGACGTGGCGTCGGAGGCTGGACAAGGCACCAGGGTCGCCGTTCACTTTCCCCCGGCCGATTCCGCCTCGCTGTCATTCTCCTGA
- a CDS encoding response regulator transcription factor, whose translation MRILLVEDDAELASILREGLTEDGFQVVRESTFDGGKSRAILGAFDVIVLDVMLPGGDGFELCRTLRARGVATPVLMLTARDAVEDRVRGLDSGADDYLPKPFAFRELVARIRALARRPPSTLPEVVRVADLEVDMRSHQVRRGGARIELTAKEFALLEFFARHAGQVVDRAAITAHVWDENHDPFTNVLEVLVRRLRRKIDDEFDVKLIHTLRGAGYRLGP comes from the coding sequence ATGCGCATTCTCCTCGTCGAGGACGACGCCGAGCTGGCCTCGATTCTTCGCGAAGGACTGACGGAAGACGGGTTTCAGGTCGTTCGGGAATCCACGTTCGACGGCGGGAAATCGCGCGCCATCCTCGGCGCGTTCGACGTCATCGTGCTCGACGTCATGCTCCCCGGCGGCGACGGATTCGAGCTCTGTCGCACCCTGCGGGCGCGGGGGGTCGCGACGCCGGTGCTGATGCTGACGGCGCGCGACGCCGTCGAGGATCGCGTGCGCGGTTTGGATTCCGGCGCCGACGATTACCTGCCGAAGCCGTTCGCGTTTCGCGAGCTCGTGGCGCGCATTCGGGCACTCGCGCGCCGGCCGCCGTCGACGCTTCCGGAAGTCGTTCGCGTCGCGGATCTCGAGGTGGACATGCGCTCGCACCAGGTGCGGCGGGGCGGGGCGCGCATCGAGCTCACGGCGAAAGAGTTCGCGCTCCTCGAATTCTTCGCGCGGCATGCGGGGCAGGTGGTCGATCGCGCGGCGATCACGGCGCACGTGTGGGACGAGAATCACGACCCGTTCACGAACGTGCTCGAGGTGCTGGTGCGGAGGCTGCGCCGCAAGATCGACGACGAGTTCGACGTCAAGCTGATTCACACTCTGCGCGGCGCCGGCTACCGCCTCGGTCCGTGA
- a CDS encoding ABC transporter permease, whose product MPLEVIQIAFAALRANVLRSLLTMLGIVIGVAAVIAMIALGDGAQASVRDRIARLGTTTLQIDAQWVRTNGIQTNVRKRVTMDDVASINEHAEHVLAVEPQQDKDLQIQWTDHNASTKIVGATANFAQVQHFVIDRGRMFTSGEDIGRQRVAVLGSNVPSLLGVRDPGALIGENVRIGGMQFQVIGVLQSKGAGAGFGSADDQVFIPFGTGRYRLFKTERLDDLFALAENEAALPEAMGEIGQALRRSHHLRPDDADDFRIRNQADLLATLGETTQVFTSLLAGIAAVSLLVGGIGIMNIMLVSVTERTREIGIRKALGATKRTILFQFLVEAVTLCLLGGTIGIVLGVGGAVVLRNSFGWSTAIGPTSIVLAFLFAAGVGVLFGVWPARRASSLDPIAALRYE is encoded by the coding sequence GTGCCGCTCGAAGTCATACAGATCGCGTTCGCTGCGCTGCGCGCGAACGTGCTCCGTTCGTTGCTCACCATGCTGGGTATCGTGATTGGAGTGGCCGCGGTCATCGCCATGATCGCCCTGGGCGACGGCGCGCAGGCGTCGGTGCGCGATCGCATCGCTCGGCTCGGTACCACCACCCTCCAAATCGACGCGCAGTGGGTGCGCACGAACGGCATCCAGACGAACGTCCGCAAGCGCGTGACGATGGACGACGTGGCCTCGATCAACGAGCACGCGGAGCATGTGCTTGCCGTCGAGCCGCAGCAGGACAAGGATCTGCAGATCCAGTGGACCGATCACAATGCGAGTACCAAGATCGTCGGCGCGACGGCGAATTTCGCGCAGGTGCAACACTTCGTGATCGACCGCGGCCGCATGTTCACCTCGGGTGAAGACATCGGACGGCAGCGCGTCGCGGTGCTCGGCTCGAACGTGCCGAGCCTGCTCGGCGTTCGCGACCCGGGCGCGTTGATCGGCGAGAACGTGCGCATTGGCGGCATGCAGTTTCAGGTCATCGGCGTGCTGCAGTCCAAGGGAGCGGGCGCGGGATTCGGCAGCGCCGACGACCAAGTGTTCATTCCGTTCGGCACGGGGCGATATCGCCTGTTCAAGACGGAGCGATTGGACGACCTCTTCGCGCTCGCGGAGAACGAAGCCGCGTTGCCGGAAGCGATGGGCGAGATCGGTCAGGCGCTGAGGCGCTCACATCATCTGCGGCCGGACGATGCCGATGATTTTCGCATTCGCAATCAGGCGGACCTGCTGGCGACGCTGGGTGAGACGACGCAGGTGTTCACGAGCCTGTTGGCGGGCATCGCCGCGGTGTCGCTGCTGGTCGGCGGCATCGGCATCATGAACATCATGCTCGTGTCGGTGACCGAGCGTACGCGCGAGATCGGCATTCGGAAGGCACTCGGCGCCACGAAGCGAACGATTCTGTTTCAGTTTCTGGTCGAAGCCGTGACGTTGTGTCTGCTCGGCGGCACGATCGGCATCGTGCTGGGTGTCGGCGGCGCGGTCGTGCTTCGCAACTCGTTCGGGTGGAGCACCGCGATTGGTCCGACGTCGATCGTATTGGCGTTTCTCTTCGCGGCGGGTGTGGGCGTGTTGTTCGGAGTCTGGCCTGCCCGGCGCGCGTCGTCGCTTGATCCCATCGCCGCACTGCGCTACGAATAA
- a CDS encoding phosphatase PAP2 family protein, producing MNVSPVHFRKFLERRLDTSTFLGLHLTLGLVVVAGALWLFASLLDAVLDNAFLVRFDKFADRMIHAQTTPAGLAFFNFMSRVGSPVAMTILAIVGGIYLLARRWPTLFVTWVAAFAGGGLLERLLKAVVHRTRPPYGTQYLTGNSFSFPSGHAMASIIGCGMLVYLLFVSRQLGRGGHAVAIGAAAIFVMLVGASRIYLGVHYPSDVLGGWAAGAAWLAICISVAGIVLHHRGFTLSSS from the coding sequence TTGAACGTTTCGCCGGTCCACTTCAGGAAATTTCTCGAACGACGCCTCGACACGTCCACGTTTCTCGGCCTGCATTTGACGCTGGGGCTCGTCGTGGTCGCGGGCGCGCTGTGGCTGTTCGCATCATTGCTCGATGCGGTGCTCGACAACGCATTTCTCGTTCGCTTCGACAAGTTCGCGGACCGAATGATCCATGCGCAGACCACGCCGGCCGGGTTGGCGTTCTTCAATTTCATGTCGCGCGTTGGATCTCCCGTCGCGATGACCATTCTCGCGATCGTCGGCGGTATCTATCTGCTCGCGCGGCGATGGCCCACGCTGTTCGTCACGTGGGTCGCGGCGTTCGCGGGCGGCGGCTTGCTCGAACGGCTGCTCAAGGCGGTCGTGCATCGCACGCGTCCGCCCTATGGCACGCAGTATCTCACCGGCAATTCGTTCAGCTTTCCGTCAGGTCACGCGATGGCGTCGATCATCGGCTGCGGCATGCTCGTCTATCTGCTCTTCGTTTCACGACAGCTTGGGCGCGGTGGACACGCGGTCGCGATCGGCGCCGCCGCGATCTTCGTGATGCTCGTCGGCGCCAGCCGGATTTATCTCGGCGTTCACTACCCGAGCGACGTGCTGGGCGGATGGGCCGCTGGGGCCGCCTGGCTGGCGATCTGCATCAGCGTGGCGGGAATCGTCCTCCATCACAGAGGGTTTACGCTGTCATCCTCGTGA
- a CDS encoding PepSY domain-containing protein produces MRRLTLFGGVAAIGFTATPALAQQPSYKRDLPDSLARQARVTEAAAIAVAKKAVPNGKVSSIELEREGGRLIYSMDVKAAGKSGTDEVNVDAKTGKMIGKVQHESAAAEQAEAKAERAEAKKGKKKP; encoded by the coding sequence ATGCGACGTCTGACGCTGTTCGGGGGCGTGGCCGCGATCGGATTCACCGCGACCCCCGCGTTGGCGCAGCAGCCGAGCTACAAGCGGGATCTTCCGGATTCCCTCGCGCGGCAAGCCAGGGTCACTGAAGCCGCCGCGATCGCGGTCGCGAAGAAGGCCGTGCCGAACGGGAAAGTGTCGAGCATCGAGCTCGAACGCGAAGGCGGCCGGCTCATCTATTCGATGGACGTGAAGGCCGCCGGCAAGTCGGGCACCGACGAAGTCAACGTCGACGCCAAAACAGGCAAAATGATCGGCAAGGTGCAGCACGAGAGCGCCGCGGCCGAACAAGCCGAGGCGAAGGCGGAGAGGGCCGAGGCGAAGAAGGGAAAGAAGAAACCTTGA